Within the Arachis duranensis cultivar V14167 chromosome 10, aradu.V14167.gnm2.J7QH, whole genome shotgun sequence genome, the region ctTGTCACTTGTGCTCAACGTGTGCATGGAGTGAACCAATGAGGTCCAGCACCTCAGTGGCCCAGTTTCCTTCCGGCTTGCAAGCCTTGGCTTTAACTGTCTCACTTTGCGCTGTTCCAATGACGCAATCAAACTCACAATCGGCTGCTATGCCTTCCTCTCCATCTACCTCAGCAGTTCTACCCTTTGCTACTTGGTTCAATTTTGGGGACTTACTCCAAAAATTACTTCACCGGGTACAGAATAACAACATATTGCAACAATGAATCAGCAAGAAAATGAATGTGACATATAACCACTAGGGGTGGGAATGCTTCGGATTTTGAAAAACACGAACAACATGCACTTTAGCCCCATTTTTTAGATGCCTGCTTCAAATTCGGATTTATCAAGCctcaaaaaacatatttttaaaccAAAAATCCAATTTCAAAACCAGATTTCATAAATCCAATTTCAAAGCCATACTTTTGTTATCATCAACCCAGATTTAAATCTAAAATTCAAAGAGTGCTATTTTTCATGTCTTTATCAGAAACGACCAATAAAACTTAATGGTAATGCACTGTTATTAAAACGACAACTTTTCACAGAGAGGACACAAACCGAGAATCAAGAACAAGAGCACAAAGACAAATAACGAAATATACTCTagaaacttttttttatcataaccAAACCTCCTATAAGTTTTAatattcaacaaaaaaatagttCAAATAATCGACAAAAATTAGAATCAAGGACAAAAACTTTTAAATTCTAAGTCCACCTATACACCATAACCACAATCAGATACCTAGTTCAGCACAACAAAATGAACATGTTTAGAACAACCTTTTCTTTGTGTGGTATCACATCAGCATCCTCTTCCAAGTCGTGCAGCTTTACAGATGCTTTTTTGAACCCTTCAGCGCACCTTCGCTTGGTGTGTCCAGTCCGCCTGCAAGTCGTGCATCTTCTTTTTTTACCACTTATCCCCCAGGTACTAGGAGCCCCTTTCATCCGCACGATAGCTGGATCACGCACACCAACTTCAGGATCTGTGTTGGTCTGATCATAGCCATCCCCGTGCAATCCCTCCATGTCAACACACATGCTACGAATTCCCCTCATCGCTACATTAAATAGCTCATGGCTCTGCGCACCAAGAAACAACAACCATTGAGCTACCGCATGTAAGGCACCATGCCGAAGCAAGAATCCCCGATCATCGGCTACGTCCTTCTTCTCCGAGTAGTCTTCAACGGCCTTAGCGTCCTTACGCCATCGTTTCAAAATTAACCGATGAGGAATTGTCTTCAAGTGCTCATGCTTCATCACAAAAAACATATGTCGACAAGGTATCCCCTCTCTAGCACAAAAGTTACATCTACACTCCAACTTTGTCGTGTTTATGTCGATCAAAGTAACCACTGGCTTCCCGGGATTACTATACTCCTCCATTGTGTACACTACCGTCATCGACACCCTCTGCTTACTAACAAAGTTTAGAGCTCTAACCGCATCTATCTCCTTTTTCACGTTGGTGAAAATGGTCCGCGTATATACCATGGCAGCACATTTTTCGATTGGATCAAGGCACGTCGTCATAACAGGGACGTTATAAATGGAGTTGAACTGTGCAACCATCTCATTGTTACGATATTCACGAAGGACTAGCTCAAGGTTTTGCACAAGCTCCAGTATAGTGTGCTTCGAGCTAAGGAATTTCTTCACATGGGAATTTATACCCTCACATCGCGATGTGGTACGAAACCCAGCATAGAACTTGTCGCCAAGGTATGCATTCGCCCATATCTTTCTCTTTTCGTATATCTGCATTGCCCATAACTTATCATGTAACTCGTATTCATCCGCTGCTTCAGCCCATTCCGCTTCAAAGTCATCTATCGACATATCCGCATACAACCACCTTGAAAACAAGTCCCTGAACATCTGCTCGTTCCCATTAGATGTAACATTCTTTTGTAGATGCCAAGCACATAGTGATGGGTTGCACTAGGAAAAACTTCCGTAACTGCTGCAATAATAGCATCATCGCCGTCTATGACTACAACAGATGGAAATTTATTACACATAACCTCAAGGAGATTTTCTAGCATCCACTTGTATGAAGTAATCGTCTCGTCCAACACTATCCTGAATCCAAAGATAGTCGTCTGTTTGTGGTTGTTTGCACCTGATAATATTACAAGCAGTCTCCTATACTTGTTCTTTTTGTACGTCGAATCAAACGCAAGGACATCACCAAAGTGTTGGTAATCAACTCTGCTCATTCCATCGGCCCAAAATAAGTTGGACAACATACCCTCCTTAGTCAGGTTATACCTCGCCATTGCCATATGGTCCACAGAAGCCTTTCCCTCCAAATAGACAATGGCAGAATTTACATCCCCATCTGCAATCCGGCAATCCCTGCCATGTACCCAAGTATCTTTGACGTAGGTAGCCCATAACTTTGCATACCATCTAGCTGATCCTTTGCCGCACCTGAAACCCGACAGAACTTTGGAATCAAGTGTACCATACACCTAGCTACTAAGTCATGGTTGTGCTCGAGGATGACTTTCTGGACCTTCCAGTTTGAACTTTCTTTGTCAAGATATATCGACAACTTAGCCTGGCAGTTCGTTCGTGTCTCAGGCTTATGACATCTTTTTCTGTCTAATCTATTATAGTGTTTTTCATCCCTTAACCCAACTCTGTTGCAAAAGAATCTCCTCCTAATTACATTTTCGTCATCATCCTTCCCATAGTCTCCCTTGCGTACACTAAATCCATGGCACTTTCCAAACCTCATATAGAATTCTTAAGCATGCTCCTCGGTTCTGAAAACCTTGCTCTCTATTTCAGCTGCAATAAGACCAAATACATCTCCATAATCTGATAGGTCATCCTACCCACTTGGATCCAATtgctcaacatcaaattcatcagCATCTGAACTGACTACTTTGCCAAAACATTCGCTTTCATCCTCCATGCAGAATTTCTTGCTATGACTAGTGTATTCcatctaaaaataaattttttttaaaggaatTACTCATCATCTAATTTCTTCACGCTCCCTAATATATTCCAAGTCCAAAAAGGAATGGAATGTTGCTACTACTTAATATTTCTG harbors:
- the LOC110276719 gene encoding protein FAR1-RELATED SEQUENCE 9-like, encoding MAWTAPTGDKCVIKVADVTCYRKGVLSIQEVQLPARDQETLSACMLSVANFQNVSAQPPAYLMEYTSHSKKFCMEDESECFGKVVSSDADEFDVEQLDPSGCGKGSARWYAKLWATYVKDTWVHGRDCRIADGDVNSAIVYLEGKASVDHMAMARYNLTKEGMLSNLFWADGMSRVDYQHFGDVLAFDSTYKKNKYRRLLVILSGANNHKQTTIFGFRIVLDETITSYKWMLENLLEVMCNKFPSVVVIDGDDAIIAAVTENVTSNGNEQMFRDLFSRWLYADMSIDDFEAEWAEAADEYELHDKLWAMQIYEKRKIWANAYLGDKFYAGFRTTSRCEGINSHVKKFLSSKHTILELVQNLELVLREYRNNEMVAQFNSIYNVPVMTTCLDPIEKCAAMVYTRTIFTNVKKEIDAVRALNFVSKQRVSMTVVYTMEEYSNPGKPVVTLIDINTTKLECRCNFCAREGIPCRHMFFVMKHEHLKTIPHRLILKRWRKDAKAVEDYSEKKDVADDRGFLLRHGALHAVAQWLLFLGAQSHELFNVAMRGIRSMCVDMEGLHGDGYDQTNTDPEVGVRDPAIVRMKGAPSTWGISGKKRRCTTCRRTGHTKRRCAEGFKKASVKLHDLEEDADVIPHKEKSPKLNQVAKGRTAEVDGEEGIAADCEFDCVIGTAQSETVKAKACKPEGNWATEVLDLIGSLHAHVEHK